A region from the Prionailurus viverrinus isolate Anna chromosome E2, UM_Priviv_1.0, whole genome shotgun sequence genome encodes:
- the LOC125152614 gene encoding KRAB domain-containing protein 5-like — MASSQGLLTFRDVAIEFSQEEWGFLNHSQWALYRDVMLETYGHLLFLGLVVSKPNLVIFLEQKESWNVKGKETVATHPDRWE; from the exons ATGGCCAGTTCTCAG GGACTGTTGACCTTCAGGGATGTGGCCATAGAATTCTCTCAGGAAGAGTGGGGATTCCTGAACCACAGTCAGTGGGCACTGTACAGGGATGTGATGTTAGAGACCTATGGACACCTCCTCTTCTTGG GTCTTGTTGTGTCTAAGCCAAACCTGGTCATCTTTTTGGAGCAAAAGGAGTCTTGGAATGTGAAGGGAAAGGAGACAGTAGCCACACACCCAGATAGATGGGAATGA